The following proteins are co-located in the Engraulis encrasicolus isolate BLACKSEA-1 chromosome 2, IST_EnEncr_1.0, whole genome shotgun sequence genome:
- the arpc1b gene encoding actin-related protein 2/3 complex subunit 1B, with protein MAYHSFLLEPISCHAWNKDRTQIALCPNNHDVHIYKKAGNSWTKIHELKEHNGQVTGIDWAPESNRIVTCGTDRNAYVWTLKGEAWKPTLVILRINRAARCVKWSPKENKFAVGSGSRLISVCYFEQENDWWVCKHIKKPIRSTILCLDWHPNNVLLAAGSSDFKCRIFSAYIKEVEEKPAPTPWGSKMPFGEVMFESSGTAGWVHGVSFSDSGNRVAWASHDSTVAVAEGGKTSVITSLSSASLPLLCVTFITENSIVAAGHDCYPVLFVYDAGKGEITFGGKLDVPKQSAQKGLTARERFQNLDKKATEARDTELGSLHKNSISQISVLDGGKAKCAKFCTTGMDGGMAIWDVKSIESAMKDLKIQ; from the exons ATGGCTTACCACAGTTTTTTGCTGGAGCCCATCAGCTGCCATGCCTGGAACAAAGATCGGACCC AAATTGCCTTGTGTCCAAACAACCATGACGTTCACATCTACAAGAAGGCGGGCAACAGCTGGACCAAAATTCATGAGTTGAAGGAGCACAATGGCCAAGTGACTG GTATTGACTGGGCCCCAGAGAGCAATCGCATTGTGACCTGTGGCACGGACCGCAACGCGTACGTGTGGACACTGAAGGGCGAGGCGTGGAAGCCCACCCTGGTCATCCTGAGGATCAACCGCGCCGCCCGCTGCGTAAAGTGGTCGCCCAAGGAGAACAAGTTTGCTGTCGGCAGTGGCTCCCGCCTCATCTCTGTTTGCTACTTTGAGCAGGAGAACGACTG GTGGGTTTGCAAACACATCAAAAAGCCCATCCGCTCCACCATCCTGTGCCTGGACTGGCACCCCAACAATGTTCTGCTGGCAGCAGGGTCATCTGACTtcaagtgcag AATTTTCTCTGCCTACAtcaaagaggtggaggagaagcctGCCCCAACTCCGTGGGGCTCCAAGATGCCCTTTGGAGAGGTAATGTTTGAGTCCAGCGGCACCGCAGGCTGGGTGCACGGGGTGAGCTTCTCAGACAGCGGAAACCGAGTGGCCTGGGCCAGCCATGACAGCACAGTGGCCGTGGCGGAAGGGGGCAAGACCTCTGT GATCACCAGCCTGAGCTCTGCGTCCCTCCCTTTGCTGTGCGTGACCTTCATTACTGAGAATAGCATTGTGGCAGCT GGACACGACTGTTACCCGGTGCTGTTTGTGTATGATGCTGGAAAGGGGGAAATTACATTTGGCGGGAAACTGGACGTGCCAAAGCAGAGTGCCCAGAAGGGCCTGACAGCCAGAGAACGTTTCCAGAACCTGGACAAGAAAGCCACAGAGGCCAGAGACACCGAATTGGGTTCACTGCACAAGAACAGCATCAG CCAAATCTCAGTTCTGGATGGAGGGAAGGCTAAATGTGCCAAGTTCTGCACCACTGGAATGGATGGAGGAATGGCCATTTGGGATGTGAAG TCTATTGAATCTGCAATGAAGGACCTGAAGATTCAGTAA